The DNA region TCCTAAAATAAATCAGGAACTCAAGCCAGTGAGGTCTCTGCCACCTCTTTAACATGTGGCCTTCAAATCACCTTaggtggctgggcatggtggcacatgccagtggcttgggaggctgaagcaggaggatcatgagttgaaacccagcctcagcaatgacgaggcattaaacaactcagtgagactctatctctaaataaaatacaaaatagggctggggatgtggctcagtggctgagtgtccctgagttcaatcccagtaccaaataaataattaaataataaaaaattaaaatcaccctAGGTTTTACTTGCCCAGATGGCAAGGGGAGGAAGAGAATGGAGGAGTGTCCAGGGGAGGTATTTAAAGGCCAGTCTCATTTATGGAACAAACTAGTTGCTTCTGCTCACATTCCACAGGACTGCAGACAGCCCTCATGGCCACACATGGGAACTTATGAGGTGTGGCTGAGGGCTCCCATTTAGAAAAAGCTTTGGGGATTTGGAGAAGAGTTGACTGTCTCTTCCACAACAACTCAGTTTCTACTTATGGTCCTCATTTCTGTGGTGATAGAAACTTCTTTCTGCTGAATCTAGGGTTTCTGTGTCTAAATTTGGGCTTACCCATGAAGCCAGGGCACCAAAAGCAGCCCCTGGGCATCTCTTGTCCTTGGTGTCGGTCTAGATCCCTGATTGCATTTGCTGGGGATGGCTCCTCTGCTATCCCCAGTTCCTCTTTGGTAATCATCTCCTGCCCTGCCACTTGAAATTCCTATGAATCCACCTTCTCTTTATCAGGTTGGGGTTCAGGATACCTGACTTGTCTGAGTCCATTTCTTCCTAGACCTCCATATTGCATATATCTTCCTTGAGATCTTGCAGCCTCTCTAGGCCTTATCTGAGATGAGGGAATATAGGTAGCATGTGAGGTCTCTGACATCCTTCTTCATGCAACACAGTCTGCAGAGAACTTTTTATGggtatgctgactttaatatCTCTCTACTTCTCCTCTTCTATGAATGAGGAACCAGTTACCTTTCCAGATTGGGAGAGAGGTCATCTTCATCAGCTAATCTGTAAAATCTATTTTGATTCCTTGAGggccttctgttttttttctaagCGTTTGACTTTTGGATCTCAAAGGCCAGAAtaagattgttttcttttccctgctTTGAGACACTAAAAACCTACCATCCCAGGTTGAATGGAAAAAGACTtaatgagaataaatatttattcacatttctaAATATCATCTTACTTTGGCAATATTATGACTGTTTTACAGACAAAAGAGCCAGGCCcaagaaaagtattttttccaAGTATATACAGTCTTTAAATGTCAGgggggttatgaacttccatctGCCCTATTTTCATGTCCCTGGACTTCACCATTAGGGCTTTCTGATTTTCACAGGGTCTAGGAAATACATACCCCAGCAAAACATAGATCTGGGACCCcgcaaacccacacaaatacacatgAAGGTAGATCATTccctttaattttattggtttaaataaaaatttttctgtaaGCATATCCCAGAGTCAAGGAAGAAGATCTAGGACATGAAGTGTGGAGCCCTAAGGTGGATGAAGACAGCTCTGGAAGCCGGGTCTGCTTAAGTAGTACAGACAGGTGACCTAGATGTTGCCGGGCTGCTGGGATGCTTGGATGTTGAGTTCCTTGGCTGGTGGGTTTCTTGGCTAGGGGATGTCTCGGCTATTGATTTTCTTGCCTGATAGCTGTTCAGTCTCTTTGTGGGTTGGTCTGTTGGGGAGTAGACGTCGGGGGATGCTGCTCCTGGTCCTCATATATatagaaaaagtatataaatgaTGGCCAAACCACCGAGTATGGAGAACACAGATAGCCAACCAGTTTTGCGTGAGCTTTTGTAAGCCTGTTCCCATTCGCTGTTGCGGTTAGCCTGTATGATCTGTAAGGGCGACAGCATAGTGGTCAGTTTCTGAACCAAGAAACTCTGAGCTCAGAAACCTTTGGTAGAAGGGTTGAAACCCTCCCACCATCGAGGGAAAACCACCTCCCAGGTCTCAGGACTGGAGCAGATGTAGGGGTCAGGCAGAGGATAGGATggccatgtctttattttaccttttttctctccttgaaaGCTAGAAGTCCCAAGGGAAGGCAAAGCAATATACCCAAAACGACCAAACATAGGTGGTTCGGAGCATAAAATGCCAGTTCTTCCGGCGACTGTGGTTtagctggtggtggtgggggcttAGGTTTGGGGACCATGATCTTTCCGCTCAGGTAAAGGCAGACGCTGAATTTCTTGGGAACAGACCTTGACCCACGCCAACTCCTCTGGCTTTACTGGGACTCCCAGGACCCAGACCGGTCACAGGCTAGTTCTTCACAATGGAGAAAGCAGCGCCTCAGATCCTGATTGGCTGTCCTCATGAGGAGGCGTGGTCTCACTGGGACTCCCAAGGCCTCCGCAGGAAGCTCTTCCCCTTTCAGGCATTGACCCCGCCCACTCGGGTAGGGATTGGTTGGAAGTTTGCCTCAtggctcttcctccctcctgcaTCCCCTTTGTCTGCAGATGGAGCAAGTAGGCAGGAGCAGGAAGGCCTCCTGAGAGAAGCAGGAGAGAGCAGAGTAAATGAGCCCAGGCAGAAACAGGAGGGAAAGTGAATGATGTCAGTAATGGATGATGAAgtattgaattaaaataaaatactttgtacTGTTTTGTCCAAACTGAcaggaagaaagaacagagaaagaagatgaaaaatgagaAGGCCTTTCTTAAGAGGACCACCTAATAAATATACATGGGATGATAGAATAGGAAATCCGCACTGTGGTAGGTAGACTTCAGAGATGGCCTCGGAATTCCCTCCCTGATATAAACATGCCTTTCCCCCTATTATTTAATCCAGTACTGATCTGTTTGCTGTAGTGAAGGAATTTTGCAGATATGATTAAGGTCCCGATTCCGTTAACCTTAAATTAGAATATCctctgctgcgcccctcccctgactcaggcaaaggCAAGGCCCTGCTGAGATgaatggcgcaaggcgtccatcctctggaggatcGCAGTATGTTTCTGAAAAAGGGCtgctttgtttttgtattcctttaataagtatagtttcgacttctcatatgaccattgagtatgaaggaaaaaacatgactttcccaattaatgcaactacttctaaagaataaatctgtttgctctaaatgcaatgattcagctgtggaacgTAAATCGTTAACGTTTAATGAAAAACcccctgtaggaaaaacagtcaaggaagtttttgagaaattaaattaaaatatagagaagaagaattaatgttaagaagacagattagtgcttagtactgggtaacttgttcttgttcctgtgcacaatggtttgtgctcttgctcttgttttgctttgattaaaattagtagcctctcttTTCAAGTTAACCCCTTGCCATAACCATGGCGCCAATtctagtcagtaagtcaagaaagaatagtcaaggtataggccaatagtctgggacatttctaattattattaaaagctaactaagcagaaacagctcaaagcaaaatgcgaactgaaagtaaaaatgcttgcttttgcataagccaagatacattcttcttatctaattgtagctacgtaatattttgtttctttgaataatgattcctgttttgtaaccacaaagtactgtgagcctgccaaaatgcaAAGgatatatgattaacttcacaagtaaagattgggattcagcaccttcacttttgTGTCTATATTGTTTCTCCGCCTTTCcctgactcctcaccatccgttagtctcctgagaccccctgttgtaCCTGGACTCCGACAATCCTCAGTGGGTCTAACCTAATCAGGTGAGTTCTTAAAAGGGACTTAGTCTTACTGGAAAAAGAGGTTGAAGGTATGAGAGTATTGGAGTCTCTGTTTTTGACTTAAAAATGTTaagggatgggctggggatatggctcagttggtagagtgcttgccttcaggcacaagaccctgggttcaattcccagcagggTGGGGGGGAATccccagggggtggggggtgggagtaATCATCCCTGTGGAAAGGAATGCAGGCAGCCTTTAGCTGAGGGCAGTTTTCCAGCCAGCTAGGGAACAGGTCCAACAACAGTAAGGATCTGAATTCTGCGATACCCATCTGCATTTGAAACAGAACTCTGAGCTTTAGGTGAGAACCAGCCTAGCTGACACCTTAATTTTAGCCTTGTGAGGTCCTGAGCAGAGAAAAGGCCATTCAAAATTGTGAGTTAATACCTGTATCATTAGAAAATTAACTGCAATTTTCAAACACCACAGTAATTAATTATTCAGGTCAACCATCGATGGATGCTCATTTAGTACCACTGGGTTTTAGCTGGTGGAGTTAGGGAGTGGAGGGTGTGAGGTGCCAGTTTGCAGGGAGTTGCAAGTGGGTGGGAAGTGCCATGGTGAAGTTCACAAATGTAGACCCCAATATGGTTTATAAAGTGTTGTCACGGTTTGTATTTAAGCCCAGTCAAGGACCTAGAAACAGTAATAACAAGTGGCAATACACATATCCAGAAGTCAGGACATGCTTCGTGGAATGAATTGATTCAGAATATTTCAAGGGGCTAAGTGCGTattccagaataaaaaaatatgaggCCTGTGGTGGGAGAGGACAGAAGTCAAGATTGAATGTGGATAGGTTTCTGGCAGTTCCCTTGGGTGGTGACAACCTTATAATAAAAGATTGTGTGTGGTAACTCTTGACTAGAGTCCCTTATTTGAGGTGGCTTTTGGATGGTAAATTATCTGGGCTCTGTGTTCCTGGGGTCATGTATCACTTTTcaggtgaatttcatgactggTGTGTTCCTTGGCTCAAGGGCTGCCTTGTTTATGAGAAACAATGTAGAAATTACATATACGTGCAGTGTCACAGCAGGCAAACTCAGGCGTAGCATTTGTCAAGAGTGACTCCTTGCTATGTCAGTACTTCTCAGTTGTCTTTCCTTAACTATTGGGAATAGAGTTAGAAGAAATGGCTTCATAGAGTGAATTGAAggaattaatttcagtttttacgAAGATTACAGAGCCAAGATATCTTCCACCTCAAATGCTCAATTCTGGGTAGAAGTAGATGCAGGGGTGGGTATGGATATGCTGGATGTCAGGAACTGAGCAGTAGAGACAGTGCCCAATCTTCATCATAGACAAGATTATCAAGGGGAAATTATGATGGCTATAGCTATAGGATGGATCGGATGAATGCCTTCAACTCTGCATTTCTTGCTTCCTGAACTTTGGCTTCTCCTACTTTCTGTTTTACTCCCTACCCCCACCTTTTGTCCTTCTTTCTCTGCGTAGTAGCTTTCTTGGCTTGGATAGTTGGGTTTTGATTTCCAGGAAGTAAAGGATTTGGCCAGTGTCTTTAAGCATAAAAGAACAAGGATGCCTCCTTCTGACTGATGGTCTGTGTATAAGTCTAATAGCATCACCAATTTTTTCATAATTGAGATAGTCAAACCCTGCAAAGACAGTTTCTCATCAAACATTGAACCTGCTGGtgccttgaccttgaccttcccaccctccagaaccatgagaaataaatttctattatttataagttactcagtcttaggtattttgttatagtagtgCTAAAGAAAAACTGGATAAACCAGCAAAACCCAAGCCAGAGAGAACTTGGTAGGGCAGGACTCCCAGGGTCTGGTGGGGGTCTAAGTGGGGGATATTAGCTTCTTAAGCTCTAGAGTCTGTCTCATCCAGGTGAGGATAACTGACTGGCCTGAGAGTGTTAGAGGCAACTCAGGGGTAAAAGCCTTCTTCCACAGCACTCCCAGAAATGATGTTAGCCTCTGAGTAAATCCAGAACTTTCCAGTCCAAACTAAAAAAGGGTTATGTTCTATGTGCtactgaaaaatcaaaatttagtAAAAGAACAGTCTTAATAATCAAGTTCCAGAATGAGGGGGAcacagcttttttttctttttattagttgttcaaaacattacaaagctcttgacatataagGGACACAGCTTTGAAAAGCACCATTTCAGCAGAAGATGCATGGGCTTGTGCAATAGAATGTtgtcagaaaatatcaaagggaTCCAACACACTGCAGCTGACCCTTCTGCTTCATCTTGATGCTGCTCTAAAGCCACAGTCAGGAAGCTTCTTGATCCAGCTCCTTTGGGACTGTCATAGTGCTCTGTGAGCATATCCAGGTGCCTGTCAAAGTCCTCCACTCTCTGCTTGTGGGTTTTGAAAGCTCTCTTTAGGATCCTTTTATttgctgcttctctctctctttttttgtaagGTGTTGGGGAAACTCAATatcccatttcttcttctttttttacccCCCAGATTTGGAGttgctttattccttttttgtttgtttgatcttAGATtcacatgacagtaggatgtattttgacatattatacatacatggggtgcaAGCTGTtgcaattttgatcccattctaaTGGTTAAGCATGATGTGgcgttaccctggtcatgtattcatgacGAGTGTAGGAGCCtcgtgtctgattcattctgctgaTTTCCTATTCCACCCCCTTCCTTTGTTCCCTTTGTcgaatccagtgaacttctgttctccctgtccctcccttgtTCTGGGTCAGCATCCACACGTCAGGGAGAACCTCCTGCTTCCCTCCTGGCTGGGGTGGGCCAACCCAGGCAGTGCTGCTTCTCGTCCTTGTTTTGCGGGTTCCCATTGCTTTCAGGAGtttcatcttttctttgtcttttcctccttctgcttGGTCATGGCAAGCTCTGAGACACCTTTCAGCTGCAGCTTCCAGGGTCCCTCATGGACATGTTCACAGGCCTCCATGGTGCCCTCCTTCAGTTAGGTGGGTGGAGggcccttcccttccttcctgagTGTTTTTGCTGGGCATGTAACTTTAGATTGgcagttaatttaattttttttcagactttgaATATATCATGTTGCCCTCTTCTGAGCTGCATTTTGTTGCTGTTTAGAAGTCAGCCATCAGTCTGCCACTCTATTGAAGGGGCTTCTTataagtatttttctctttttttgtttgttttttgaaatttccTGTGTATTTATTGGCAGTGCCAAAGATCAAACCTTTGTCTTGCACAGGTGGGCCAGccttctacccctgagctacatccggcctctaaaatatatttagagtAAATTGTATGGATCCTATTTGAGCTTCACTGGGCTTCTTAAATTAGTTGGTGGATTAATCTCAGTCATCTGTTCTGGAAAATTCTTTGGCactatttttccaaatgcttcCTCTACaccattattttctcttttgttaggAGTCTAGTCACACATGTGACAGAACTTCTTCcgtattctttttttccccttctagtctgaagtctgttttatttttttctgacccATCTTTCATTTACTATTTCTCTTTATCTCTAATTTCCTATGAATCCCATCTATTAGATTCTTATTATCATTTACTGGATTTCTCAGTTCTAGAATTTGTTTGGTTTCCTTTCAGCTGTTCTCATGCCAAATATCTAAGTTTACAGTGACACCAGGAATGATAGAATTAGAATatcttctaattatttattttatccaaaTTTATTCCAGCAGTCTCAGAATAACAATACCAATGCTACATTGGTCTTGTTACCACGTAATTTCAGGAAATTACATTTCCTGAaaactttaaagatttttcttgctgttccttttccttttacaACATACCTATTAGGGGGATGTATGGTTAAATTATAGTGTTTAATGTCTCTTGAAATAATCCTTTTCTGTCTGGTTATGCTAACAATAGATACCCAGTTAGGACcactaatttattttcagttttaggaattctcttttaatttccaGCTTAAAAAATAACTACTAAAATACTTAAATGGTTTCAAAGTAAAATCAACAGAAATTGAAGATACATTGTAGCTCTGGGTTTTCATTTTCCTACTATATTCCCATATTTTGGAGAagtctccttttatttttgttaacgATCTCATCTTCATCTGTTCTAAAATCCTGGAGTGCTGGCAAATCAACAGGCATTGGAAAAACACCACACAGTAGTTCaaacctttctttctcttctggatGCAGTGCTTAGTCTGGGAACTCTGCCAGAACTAGGACAATGTTTTCTCCCTGAAAACAAGTTATCATCTTCAAAGCACTAGAAAGTCAGAATCAATATGAACATGTTTCAACAAAAATGCTCATTTTTTGAATTGTTAAATTTGGTCCttacaaatgttaaaaaagaaaaaaaaagcccttgcAAACTCTTTGGAGGTCAGATTTTCTCATGCTACAAAAATTTCACATGCCATTCAGTCAATTGGGTGTTAATTAtagaaaaaacattcaaattcaaagttattaaacatttcaaattcttttttggttttctttttttaatttgttctaatcaattatacatgatagcagaatactctttgatacattgtacacaaatggagcacgatttttcacttctctggttgtatacgaaGTACACTATTTGTGCAATAAATagtacatgtacctagggtaatgatgtccatctcatttcaccatctttcctatccttatccccctcccctccattccCTCCCCTTTATCCATTCCAAAGTTCCTCTACTTatcccctcccccattatggattagcatccacttatcagagaaaacattcagcctttggtttatttgggattggcttacttcactgagcatgatattctccaacttcatccatttacctgcaaatgccataattttattctgttttattgctgagtaatatttaattgtgtgtatataccataatttctttatctattcatctattgaagggcatctaggttggttccacagtttagctattgtgaattgtgctgctataacattgatgtgactgcgtCACTGttgtttctaagtcctttgggtataaactgaggagtgggatagctgggtcgactggtggttccattccacattttctaagcaatctccacactgctttccagattggttgcaccagtttgcaatcccaccagcagtgttcgagtgtgcctttccccccacatcctcaccaacacttattgttgtttgtattcttgttggctgccattctgactgcagtgagatgaaatcttagagtagttttgatttgcatttctctaattgctagagatgttgaacatttcaaaaattctttcaaattctttgcagcaaaacaaaacaaacttgtgTATAAAATGGAATGTGAGTGCATTCCATACAGTTGCAATTCTGTGAAGGTAACAGAGGTTCCCAGTTCCTGATTTGTCTTGGGTCTGTGACCCATCTTCTCTAGGGGAGGTGACTTAGTCCTTTTtatgatgctataacaaaatacctaaggctggatattttataaaggaaagagtcTTATTTATCTCAAAGTTTTAGAGGTTGAAATCCAGAATAAACTTCCATTTCACTCTGGAAACTCACTACTGATGAGGGTCTCATGGCAGATGATATCATGGAGGCGATCATATGGAAAGACTGGGAAGCAAGAGAAATTTTAGGGTTCAGGTCTTCTCTTTTCATTACAATTTTCTCTAACCAGGTTCCTGTGAGAACTATATTAATCCTTTCCAAAAGTGATACCCCCACTTCCTTCCTAGATTGTCTCCACACTgccacactgggaaccaagcttCTAGCACATAACCACGTTGGGGACATTCTCAACATCCAAACCACAGCTTCTTTTGTCCCTTCTACAGCTAGCCTGTTGAAAGAGGTATCTATCCCCTAAGCCCCTGGAATATGGTGTCATCACACTGCTGTCCTGTGACTGTCCAGAACAAGGCCATGAAAGTCCTCCTAATgtcaccatgaaaaaaaaaatccaatccaACAGGCACTGCTGATCAGGCCTTCTTACTTGAAGATATTCTCTTCTGAACTCTCCAGGTGTGTTGGTCCCACTGCTGGTGACTCACTTTTTCATTGTTCTTCCACCTGAACTGCCCCCTCCCCTACTTCTAGAGCATCACCCAATCTTGAGTCTACCCTGAAAGAATCAGCTGGGGTTCTGATATACTTTAAGGAAGGACACACTGAAGTCCTACCTCTTAGGGAACAACCAGTCACCCATGGGAAATGTGGATAGAGAGCTCCAGGAGACCATAAATTAGAAGATGGCATTCAAGGAAAGGGATGGGAGCCAGTCAGAATAATCATACTGGGAGGGCTGCTGGCACTGGAGCCAACCAGGAATCCATGAGGGAGGAGCTTGGTAGTCCTAGTCAGACCCACAATAAAAGTTGGAACCTAGGACTCTCCACTCTCCCTTGGTCATGCCTCAGCTCAGAGCACACCTGATGCCTACGTCGTATCACAGACCTCCTGGATTAAATCCTTCAAAATGCTCCCATAAGAGTCAGTCCAAGTCTTCACTCAGGGATGTGGACAGGCCgtctcctcttcccctctcctaCCTCCTGTTCCTCCTTTACCACATGCTGGCCCCATTTGCCCCTGTTCCTGTCTGTTTCATCCACACCAACCTCCTTCTCATTGTAGGACAGCGGAACTTGCTCTTTCCCTGCATAGAACCATTTCCACTCAATCTTTTCATGGTTGGATCCTTCTCAGCCTTCAGGGCTCAGCTTGGATGCCCTCTCATCCCTCCTCTCTGCCAATGTCCAGTTGGCTTCCTACATTTCTCTCTTCCACAtcacatgatttctttcttttttttttttttagagaatttttaatatttattttttagttctcggcagacacaacatctttgttggtatgtggtgctgaggatcgaacccgggtcgcacgcatgccaggcgagcgagctaccgcttgagccacatccccagccctcacatcaCATGATTTCTTTCCTTCCAGAGAACTTGATATCATCTGAAAAATTATGCCATGTATTTTATTCATAtggatgttttattttctgtctgcTCCATGAATTGTGGACTCCACAAAATCCATGACTTTGTTCTTGGTCACCTCTTGGTTCCCAGAGGGCAGCACAAAACCAGGCACAAAATAGGTGCAAAATAAGGATAAATTGGATGAATAAGTAAATTCCACTGTTGACAAGTATGGGACCCATCTGGAGGTCACATTGGGAACTAACTAGCAGCCAGTTTCAGATGCCCACCCAGTTTGTATTCATGAGGATAATCTTGAGTTCAAtttgagaaaggaaaagcaaatatcTGAATATTTACCTCCTTTACTCCCCAAGTCAATCAGAAGGTGGGGAGAGCCCAGGAAATACCCTCTACATTCTTTGAACCAATCAGAAGCACAGACCGAAAGAAAAACCTTGGAACTCCTCCCCCATATTATGAGGAACCATTTATAATGCTGATGGGAATGCCCCATCAACAGCAGAGTGGAAAGCCGGTGGGTGGCTctccaggcctgtaatcccagcagctcaggaggctgagacaggaggatcacaagttca from Urocitellus parryii isolate mUroPar1 chromosome 15, mUroPar1.hap1, whole genome shotgun sequence includes:
- the Pmis2 gene encoding transmembrane protein PMIS2; translation: MVPKPKPPPPPAKPQSPEELAFYAPNHLCLVVLGILLCLPLGLLAFKERKKSFLVQKLTTMLSPLQIIQANRNSEWEQAYKSSRKTGWLSVFSILGGLAIIYILFLYI